The sequence below is a genomic window from Photobacterium atrarenae.
CCACGGTCTATTGCAGCGATTGCCAGAAGTAGCCTGCCGAAAAAGACGCGCTTTTTCGGCATCAGGCGAAGGGTTAGCCGTGTAGCTTCTGCTCCAGGGCTGTCGCAATCGATGGTGAGACGAACTGGCTCACATCGCCTTTGTGCAGGGCGACTTCTTTGACGATGGTTGAGGAGATAAAGGAGTTCTCTTCGGCCGGGGTCAGGAAGACGGTTTCCAGCTCGGGCATCAGGCGGCGGTTCATGTTGGCCAGCTGAAACTCGTATTCAAAGTCCGACACCGCACGCAACCCCCGTACCAGCACATTGGCCTGGTATTCTTTGGCAAAATCAACCAGCAGTCCGGAAAAGCCGACGATTTCGACGTTGTTCAGATGGGCGGTGACGGCTTTGGCCAGGGTAACCCGCTCTTCTAAGTCAAACAGGGGTTTTTTACTCGGGCTGAAGGCAATGCCGACAATCACGTGATCGAACATCGCGGCAGCACGCTCGATCAGATCCAGGTGGCCGTTGGTAATGGGGTCGAAAGTGCCGGGGTAGATTACACGTGTTGTCATG
It includes:
- the coaD gene encoding pantetheine-phosphate adenylyltransferase, coding for MTTRVIYPGTFDPITNGHLDLIERAAAMFDHVIVGIAFSPSKKPLFDLEERVTLAKAVTAHLNNVEIVGFSGLLVDFAKEYQANVLVRGLRAVSDFEYEFQLANMNRRLMPELETVFLTPAEENSFISSTIVKEVALHKGDVSQFVSPSIATALEQKLHG